The following proteins are co-located in the Vanessa atalanta chromosome 11, ilVanAtal1.2, whole genome shotgun sequence genome:
- the LOC125067552 gene encoding chaoptin isoform X4: MSLMAIIKFGYTLIVVTFILMIWASLARALELHVDTGHPPCLFQALCTCSKPAGDLGIVTCKHVPILRVPAAVNSSKVFTLQLTGNKIRDLEPHFFQATGMYRLAINQNPLESIQDEAFYGLDNTLWELELKQDRLTSVPSRALRYLQKLRLLDLTGNEITEITGDNWLGLENSLQTLILSDNSIATLPLDAFSGLLILETLDLHGNHLSVIDSGVFRDGMSRLSKLLLGDNQLTLIPYEELSPLRQLRHLDLSNNLIKQVPPAHDLNGVKLSLDYLKLDQNNIKILLPGSFKYFNILNTTSLNGNPIFTIREDAFRNAKIKTLSLRDCGVTELSPASFAGLENSLQNLDLSENNLTMISKFMLNKLDSLRFLNLRENKVDTNLLATNNPSEYSTTPSVNNFQYKLFYLDISGSSSLEMSLQDVRRNESDIQFCRYQSKMRSLRYLAVSKLIRRSITSEDFLEFGVELEDLKIIGSTINRIEASAFQHVRTIKTLDLSENNIDFIDPFAFAELHSLTTLKMANGLADSVKILPFEPLKALIELEYLDLSNNKLKNVPDTSFHFMYKLKTLNLQDNLIDQFSKGTLQSDIHRELESVCLSLNQLQRIDQHTFVNLRELQEILIEDNLIETVYRRSFTSLDNLKVIRLRGNIITEISEESFQNLPALKELDISFNQLETFKFSIFDQVGSATALKVNVSYNRIISLTDSNAPSFFTSNFYPPPKAQRLVSEDPSPLRIERGLGTVSVNIRVLDFSHNNISYIAPYYFRHADLTLSELYLSYNLIRNVTREVFGSMLMLQYLDLSHNQIFHMEYDCFKKVKNLQIIDLSHNHLIELPVEVFHDMQALTSVDLSDNNIKNLADNLIISPSLERLDLSDNDLSRIPTNSLSPAAAINLVELDLSGNTIPAVAIADLVQRFRSLAWLDLSDNHLVRVESGSFTALPKLLWLDLSMNTPFNNGERGSSIFKGLERRLSHLGLKNVSLTSVPSMPLPKLKSLDLSYNNLPSVPTDITANLTRLRSLDLSYNDLTNVPVATHSLSELRWLSLSGNPISALMNTSMYGVSPRLEYLDVTHLKLSILEHGAFSKMYGLRTLKISVNGNIRDFNIPKILTHNDALENLYLQIDNTQVDLSKEMLGFLPSKLNNITITGRALKFLSQNVLKGVTSQTLTLTVYNTSIEEIENEVFWRPGRIKNLTLDLRDNMIARVPNPARHEWPGVPNSLFLHNIYVAGNPLQCDCRIGWVQAWDRKRRQYLCDGPSDCIATRDDVRFAKCPSHYNRTFSDVIAKDLDCSWSKGFFRSPNIFIIITMSILTYLYI, encoded by the exons AGTTTGATGGCGATAATCAAGTTCGGATACACCCTCATTGTGGTCACATTCATTTTAATGATATGGGCGTCCTTAGCGAGAGCTCTAGAA TTACACGTAGACACCGGTCACCCACCGTGTCTGTTTCAAGCTCTCTGCACGTGTTCAAAGCCGGCTGGTGACCTAGGAATAGTGACCTGCAAACATGTTCCTATCCTCCGAGTACCAGCTGCAGTCAACAGCTCGAAAGTGTTCACATTGCAGCTCACTGGAAACAAGATCAGAGATCTTGAGCCTCATTTCTTCCAAGCTACGG GTATGTACAGACTGGCTATAAACCAGAATCCGCTAGAGAGCATCCAAGATGAGGCATTTTATGGACTAGACAATACACTCTGGGAATTGGAGCTGAAACAGGACAGGTTAACATCAGTCCCGAGCCGAGCGTTAAGGTACCTCCAGAAATTGCGCCTACTTGATTTAACgg gtaatGAAATCACAGAAATAACGGGCGATAATTGGCTAGGATTGGAGAACTCAttacaaacattaatattatctgATAATTCAATTGCCACCCTACCTCTCGATGCGTTCTCGGGACTGCTGATTCTCGAAACACTAGATTTACATGGGAACCATTTATCTGTGATCGACAGTGGAGTCTTCAGAGATGGTATGAGCAGACTAAGTAAG CTTCTCCTTGGTGACAACCAGCTCACGTTGATTCCTTACGAGGAGCTGTCTCCACTTCGCCAGCTCCGTCACTTAGATCTTTCTAACAATCTTATTAAGCAGGTTCCACCAGCTCATGATCTTAATGGTGTGAAGCTGTCTCTGGATTATCTAAA ATTGGAccaaaacaacataaaaatccTTTTACCGGGTtcgtttaaatactttaatatcttAAACACGACAAGTCTCAATGGAAATCCTATTTTTACAATAAGA gAGGACGCGTTCCGTAATGcgaaaataaaaacgttatcTCTTCGAGACTGTGGTGTAACTGAACTATCCCCAGCCTCCTTCGCCGGTCTCGAGAACAGTCTCCAGAATCTGGATCTGTCTGAGAATAATTTGACGATGATATCAAAATTCATGTTGAACAAGTTAGATTCGTTGCGTTTCTTGAACCTTAGAGAGAATAAG GTTGACACAAATTTACTGGCAACGAATAATCCTTCTGAATACTCAACAACACCGTCTGTAAAcaattttcaatacaaattgTTCTATTTGGATATCAGTGGTTCGTCATCACTGGAAATGAGCTTACAAGACGTCAGAAG AAACGAGTCTGACATACAATTTTGCCGATATCAGAGCAA AATGCGTTCTCTTCGATACTTAGCAGTGAGTAAACTAATAAGGCGCAGTATTACTTCAGAAGATTTCCTCGAATTCGGCGTGGAATTGGAAGATTTGAAAATTATAGGAAGCACAATTAATCGAATCGAAGCCAGTGCATTTCAGCATGTTCGAACTATAAAAACATTAGATCTCTCTGAAaacaatatagattttatagacCCCTTTGCTTTTGCTGAG ttaCACAGTCTAACTACACTTAAAATGGCGAACGGGTTAGCCGATTCCGTGAAAATACTGCCTTTTGAACCATTAAAGGCTCTTATTGAATTAGAATATTTGGATTTGAGTAACAACAAATTGAAGAACGTACCTGACACGTCTTTCCATTTTATGTACAAATTGAAAACACTCAATTTACAAGATAATCTGATTGATCAATTTTCTAAGGGAACTTTACAG AGTGACATCCATAGGGAGTTAGAGAGTGTTTGCTTGTCATTAAATCAACTGCAGAGGATCGATCAACACACTTTTGTCAATTTGAGGGAACTACAAGAAATCCTCATAGAAgacaatttaattgaaacagTTTACAGAAGATCTTTTACGAGCTTGGACAATTTGAAAGTGATCAGATTAAGAGGGAATATTATCACAGAAATAAGTGAAGAATCATTTCAGAATTTACCAGCGCTGAAAGA gtTAGACATATCGTTCAACCAATTGGAAACGTTTAAGTTTTCAATTTTCGACCAAGTAGGTTCAGCAACGGCTTTGAAAGTAAATGTTTCATACAACAGAATCATTTCGTTAACAGATTCGAATGCTCCTAGTTTCTTTACGTCAAATTTCTATCCCCCACCTAAAGCACAAA GATTAGTATCAGAGGATCCCAGTCCTCTGCGTATTGAACGAG gTCTTGGAACTGTTTCAGTCAATATACGGGTTTTAGATTTCTCTCATAACAATATATCCTACATTGCGCCTTATTATTTTAG ACATGCCGATTTAACTCTATCGGAATTATATCTTTCATACAACTTAATAAGGAACGTAACTAGGGAAGTTTTCGGCTCAATGCTCATGCTGCAATACTTGGACTTATcacataatcaaatatttcatatggAATATGATTGCTTCAAGAAAGTTAAAAACTTACAG ATAATAGACTTATCTCACAATCATCTGATTGAACTACCCGTTGAAGTATTCCACGACATGCAGGCGCTCACTTCAGTCGATCTTTCTGATAACAACATTAAGAACTTGGCAGACAACCTCATTATATCCCCGTCTCTAGAAAG GTTAGACTTATCCGATAACGATCTATCAAGAATACCAACAAACAGTCTGTCACCTGCTGCAGCTATTAATTTAGTTGAACTTGACTTAAGTGGCAATACAATCCCAGCTGTAGCCATCGCGGATTTAGTTCAAAGATTCAGA TCGCTTGCCTGGTTGGACCTCTCTGACAACCATTTGGTTAGAGTTGAAAGCGGTTCTTTCACGGCCTTACCAAAGCTACTTTGGTTGGATTTGAGTATGAACACACCGTTCAACAACGGTGAACGTGGTAGTAGTATCTTTAAGGGCTTGGAAAGAAGATTATCGCATTTAGGATTAAAGAATGTTAGCCTAACGTCT gtacCATCAATGCCATTGCCGAAGTTGAAAAGTTTGGATTTATCATACAACAATCTCCCATCGGTCCCGACGGACATTACTGCAAATCTGACCCGCCTTCGATCATTAGATCTTTCGTATAATGACTTAACGAATGTTCCAGTT GCAACACACTCATTGAGCGAACTTCGATGGCTGTCTTTATCTGGTAATCCTATATCGGCTCTCATGAACACTAGCATGTATGGAGTCTCACCACGACTTGAATATCTTGACGTTACGCatctaaaattaagtatattagag CATGGCGCTTTCAGTAAGATGTATGGTTTGAGAACTTTAAAGATATCTGTAAATGGTAATATCAgagattttaatatacctaaaaTTCTTACACACAATGATGCTCTGGAAAATCTTTATCTACAAATTGATAACACGCAGGTCGATCTGAGCAAAGAAATGCTCGGGTTTTTGCCatccaaattaaataatatcacaataacCGGACGAGCATTGAAATTTCTCTCCCAGAATGTTTTAAAA GGCGTAACATCACAGACGCTAACACTAACAGTTTACAATACTAGCATCGAAGAAATAGAGAATGAAGTTTTTTGGAGACCTGGTCGTATCAAGAACTTAACCTTAGATTTGAGGGATAATATGATCGCTAGAGTACCAAACCCAGCTAGGCACGAATGGCCTGGTGTACCCAACTCTTTATTCCTTCATAATATTTACGTAGCTGGAAATCCTCTTCAGTGTGATTGTCGTATCGG GTGGGTGCAAGCATGGGATAGGAAGAGAAGACAGTACCTTTGCGATGGCCCATCTGACTGTATAGCAACAAGGGATGATGTCCGATTTGCAAAATGTCCTTCTCATTATAATCGAACTTTCAGTGAT gttATAGCAAAGGACCTCGATTGCAGCTGGAGTAAGGGATTTTTCAGATCaccaaatattttcattattataacgaTGTCTATTCTGACATATCTTTATATCTGA
- the LOC125067552 gene encoding chaoptin isoform X1 produces MSLMAIIKFGYTLIVVTFILMIWASLARALELHVDTGHPPCLFQALCTCSKPAGDLGIVTCKHVPILRVPAAVNSSKVFTLQLTGNKIRDLEPHFFQATGMYRLAINQNPLESIQDEAFYGLDNTLWELELKQDRLTSVPSRALRYLQKLRLLDLTGNEITEITGDNWLGLENSLQTLILSDNSIATLPLDAFSGLLILETLDLHGNHLSVIDSGVFRDGMSRLSKLLLGDNQLTLIPYEELSPLRQLRHLDLSNNLIKQVPPAHDLNGVKLSLDYLKLDQNNIKILLPGSFKYFNILNTTSLNGNPIFTIREDAFRNAKIKTLSLRDCGVTELSPASFAGLENSLQNLDLSENNLTMISKFMLNKLDSLRFLNLRENKVDTNLLATNNPSEYSTTPSVNNFQYKLFYLDISGSSSLEMSLQDVRRNESDIQFCRYQSKMRSLRYLAVSKLIRRSITSEDFLEFGVELEDLKIIGSTINRIEASAFQHVRTIKTLDLSENNIDFIDPFAFAELHSLTTLKMANGLADSVKILPFEPLKALIELEYLDLSNNKLKNVPDTSFHFMYKLKTLNLQDNLIDQFSKGTLQSDIHRELESVCLSLNQLQRIDQHTFVNLRELQEILIEDNLIETVYRRSFTSLDNLKVIRLRGNIITEISEESFQNLPALKELDISFNQLETFKFSIFDQVGSATALKVNVSYNRIISLTDSNAPSFFTSNFYPPPKAQRLVSEDPSPLRIERGLGTVSVNIRVLDFSHNNISYIAPYYFRHADLTLSELYLSYNLIRNVTREVFGSMLMLQYLDLSHNQIFHMEYDCFKKVKNLQIIDLSHNHLIELPVEVFHDMQALTSVDLSDNNIKNLADNLIISPSLERLDLSDNDLSRIPTNSLSPAAAINLVELDLSGNTIPAVAIADLVQRFRHEPSEYWLEEPDYSDEYMYHTARRDHPRVLHRKIQYPQNVLYKSLAWLDLSDNHLVRVESGSFTALPKLLWLDLSMNTPFNNGERGSSIFKGLERRLSHLGLKNVSLTSVPSMPLPKLKSLDLSYNNLPSVPTDITANLTRLRSLDLSYNDLTNVPVATHSLSELRWLSLSGNPISALMNTSMYGVSPRLEYLDVTHLKLSILEHGAFSKMYGLRTLKISVNGNIRDFNIPKILTHNDALENLYLQIDNTQVDLSKEMLGFLPSKLNNITITGRALKFLSQNVLKGVTSQTLTLTVYNTSIEEIENEVFWRPGRIKNLTLDLRDNMIARVPNPARHEWPGVPNSLFLHNIYVAGNPLQCDCRIGWVQAWDRKRRQYLCDGPSDCIATRDDVRFAKCPSHYNRTFSDVIAKDLDCSWSKGFFRSPNIFIIITMSILTYLYI; encoded by the exons AGTTTGATGGCGATAATCAAGTTCGGATACACCCTCATTGTGGTCACATTCATTTTAATGATATGGGCGTCCTTAGCGAGAGCTCTAGAA TTACACGTAGACACCGGTCACCCACCGTGTCTGTTTCAAGCTCTCTGCACGTGTTCAAAGCCGGCTGGTGACCTAGGAATAGTGACCTGCAAACATGTTCCTATCCTCCGAGTACCAGCTGCAGTCAACAGCTCGAAAGTGTTCACATTGCAGCTCACTGGAAACAAGATCAGAGATCTTGAGCCTCATTTCTTCCAAGCTACGG GTATGTACAGACTGGCTATAAACCAGAATCCGCTAGAGAGCATCCAAGATGAGGCATTTTATGGACTAGACAATACACTCTGGGAATTGGAGCTGAAACAGGACAGGTTAACATCAGTCCCGAGCCGAGCGTTAAGGTACCTCCAGAAATTGCGCCTACTTGATTTAACgg gtaatGAAATCACAGAAATAACGGGCGATAATTGGCTAGGATTGGAGAACTCAttacaaacattaatattatctgATAATTCAATTGCCACCCTACCTCTCGATGCGTTCTCGGGACTGCTGATTCTCGAAACACTAGATTTACATGGGAACCATTTATCTGTGATCGACAGTGGAGTCTTCAGAGATGGTATGAGCAGACTAAGTAAG CTTCTCCTTGGTGACAACCAGCTCACGTTGATTCCTTACGAGGAGCTGTCTCCACTTCGCCAGCTCCGTCACTTAGATCTTTCTAACAATCTTATTAAGCAGGTTCCACCAGCTCATGATCTTAATGGTGTGAAGCTGTCTCTGGATTATCTAAA ATTGGAccaaaacaacataaaaatccTTTTACCGGGTtcgtttaaatactttaatatcttAAACACGACAAGTCTCAATGGAAATCCTATTTTTACAATAAGA gAGGACGCGTTCCGTAATGcgaaaataaaaacgttatcTCTTCGAGACTGTGGTGTAACTGAACTATCCCCAGCCTCCTTCGCCGGTCTCGAGAACAGTCTCCAGAATCTGGATCTGTCTGAGAATAATTTGACGATGATATCAAAATTCATGTTGAACAAGTTAGATTCGTTGCGTTTCTTGAACCTTAGAGAGAATAAG GTTGACACAAATTTACTGGCAACGAATAATCCTTCTGAATACTCAACAACACCGTCTGTAAAcaattttcaatacaaattgTTCTATTTGGATATCAGTGGTTCGTCATCACTGGAAATGAGCTTACAAGACGTCAGAAG AAACGAGTCTGACATACAATTTTGCCGATATCAGAGCAA AATGCGTTCTCTTCGATACTTAGCAGTGAGTAAACTAATAAGGCGCAGTATTACTTCAGAAGATTTCCTCGAATTCGGCGTGGAATTGGAAGATTTGAAAATTATAGGAAGCACAATTAATCGAATCGAAGCCAGTGCATTTCAGCATGTTCGAACTATAAAAACATTAGATCTCTCTGAAaacaatatagattttatagacCCCTTTGCTTTTGCTGAG ttaCACAGTCTAACTACACTTAAAATGGCGAACGGGTTAGCCGATTCCGTGAAAATACTGCCTTTTGAACCATTAAAGGCTCTTATTGAATTAGAATATTTGGATTTGAGTAACAACAAATTGAAGAACGTACCTGACACGTCTTTCCATTTTATGTACAAATTGAAAACACTCAATTTACAAGATAATCTGATTGATCAATTTTCTAAGGGAACTTTACAG AGTGACATCCATAGGGAGTTAGAGAGTGTTTGCTTGTCATTAAATCAACTGCAGAGGATCGATCAACACACTTTTGTCAATTTGAGGGAACTACAAGAAATCCTCATAGAAgacaatttaattgaaacagTTTACAGAAGATCTTTTACGAGCTTGGACAATTTGAAAGTGATCAGATTAAGAGGGAATATTATCACAGAAATAAGTGAAGAATCATTTCAGAATTTACCAGCGCTGAAAGA gtTAGACATATCGTTCAACCAATTGGAAACGTTTAAGTTTTCAATTTTCGACCAAGTAGGTTCAGCAACGGCTTTGAAAGTAAATGTTTCATACAACAGAATCATTTCGTTAACAGATTCGAATGCTCCTAGTTTCTTTACGTCAAATTTCTATCCCCCACCTAAAGCACAAA GATTAGTATCAGAGGATCCCAGTCCTCTGCGTATTGAACGAG gTCTTGGAACTGTTTCAGTCAATATACGGGTTTTAGATTTCTCTCATAACAATATATCCTACATTGCGCCTTATTATTTTAG ACATGCCGATTTAACTCTATCGGAATTATATCTTTCATACAACTTAATAAGGAACGTAACTAGGGAAGTTTTCGGCTCAATGCTCATGCTGCAATACTTGGACTTATcacataatcaaatatttcatatggAATATGATTGCTTCAAGAAAGTTAAAAACTTACAG ATAATAGACTTATCTCACAATCATCTGATTGAACTACCCGTTGAAGTATTCCACGACATGCAGGCGCTCACTTCAGTCGATCTTTCTGATAACAACATTAAGAACTTGGCAGACAACCTCATTATATCCCCGTCTCTAGAAAG GTTAGACTTATCCGATAACGATCTATCAAGAATACCAACAAACAGTCTGTCACCTGCTGCAGCTATTAATTTAGTTGAACTTGACTTAAGTGGCAATACAATCCCAGCTGTAGCCATCGCGGATTTAGTTCAAAGATTCAGA CACGAACCGAGCGAGTACTGGCTGGAGGAGCCGGACTACAGTGACGAATACATGTACCACACCGCTAGACGAGACCATCCCAGAGTGTTGCACCGAAAAATACAGTACCCGCAGAATGTTTTGTATAAG TCGCTTGCCTGGTTGGACCTCTCTGACAACCATTTGGTTAGAGTTGAAAGCGGTTCTTTCACGGCCTTACCAAAGCTACTTTGGTTGGATTTGAGTATGAACACACCGTTCAACAACGGTGAACGTGGTAGTAGTATCTTTAAGGGCTTGGAAAGAAGATTATCGCATTTAGGATTAAAGAATGTTAGCCTAACGTCT gtacCATCAATGCCATTGCCGAAGTTGAAAAGTTTGGATTTATCATACAACAATCTCCCATCGGTCCCGACGGACATTACTGCAAATCTGACCCGCCTTCGATCATTAGATCTTTCGTATAATGACTTAACGAATGTTCCAGTT GCAACACACTCATTGAGCGAACTTCGATGGCTGTCTTTATCTGGTAATCCTATATCGGCTCTCATGAACACTAGCATGTATGGAGTCTCACCACGACTTGAATATCTTGACGTTACGCatctaaaattaagtatattagag CATGGCGCTTTCAGTAAGATGTATGGTTTGAGAACTTTAAAGATATCTGTAAATGGTAATATCAgagattttaatatacctaaaaTTCTTACACACAATGATGCTCTGGAAAATCTTTATCTACAAATTGATAACACGCAGGTCGATCTGAGCAAAGAAATGCTCGGGTTTTTGCCatccaaattaaataatatcacaataacCGGACGAGCATTGAAATTTCTCTCCCAGAATGTTTTAAAA GGCGTAACATCACAGACGCTAACACTAACAGTTTACAATACTAGCATCGAAGAAATAGAGAATGAAGTTTTTTGGAGACCTGGTCGTATCAAGAACTTAACCTTAGATTTGAGGGATAATATGATCGCTAGAGTACCAAACCCAGCTAGGCACGAATGGCCTGGTGTACCCAACTCTTTATTCCTTCATAATATTTACGTAGCTGGAAATCCTCTTCAGTGTGATTGTCGTATCGG GTGGGTGCAAGCATGGGATAGGAAGAGAAGACAGTACCTTTGCGATGGCCCATCTGACTGTATAGCAACAAGGGATGATGTCCGATTTGCAAAATGTCCTTCTCATTATAATCGAACTTTCAGTGAT gttATAGCAAAGGACCTCGATTGCAGCTGGAGTAAGGGATTTTTCAGATCaccaaatattttcattattataacgaTGTCTATTCTGACATATCTTTATATCTGA